One window from the genome of Helicoverpa armigera isolate CAAS_96S chromosome 4, ASM3070526v1, whole genome shotgun sequence encodes:
- the LOC110379002 gene encoding uncharacterized protein LOC110379002, which produces MASYNDTPDIMNVKQIIEFAFGDLQGNAVNFKLIQTVLFLLARHMRLLERRVEVELGAFTVTPTASTLSVTEVKIHATQKKRRKPKDQLGKIGDGAGRATEVDGEAESGGGKRGAKGKKGVRSPGVPSESEKTSSDKTSTEKTSSDKASSEKASSEKASSEKASSDKASSDKTSTYKTVASDKTTTDKTTSSGKTSGDKASPGKATTSDKTSTDKTTTSTDKTASGKGSSDKTTSSSGKDKSTSKSSSGKSGQRAIPEEQTPRGKSKGGTSDDTKSGRKKSGSYVTLLDAAIEQRERELRVIQQKTDSFAETIGSPTPMASITSSETRFEKILVVERVPSSEAGADGQRRTPQISVVTQEQFEKVAEDVREIQRKLLPVGTATFPEHAELMEQLRKGASLTDAMAALQLSARLEATEKALAQMISMVTDLARQTPGVKLDSQTQVLFESPIVPFDTAAAWQKKAEAGGGGGPGGVGGPGAVGGPGGGFGPGGGGGPGVVGVPGGMGGPGGVGVGPESVAGGGRPGSGGPGDGGRGGKGRGGKGRGGNLEPGGIWWQWMEPGVEGGPGVEVGAGDLVWKDLVGVEGREEGVGVVVGSAGGAWCWGPVEVLQVVEGSWGEWWGSGGGGGPGGPGVLEVLGWSPSGMEVEGSWRSWRGLEVGGVEARRGGGWGNGGPGGPGGPWVGGGPGGGGGPGGPGGPGGPWGRGPGGGGGPGGPGGPGGPWVGGGPGGGGGPGGPGGPGGPWVGGGPGGGGGPGGPESPGGPWDGVGPGGPEGPGGPWGGGGYMDDGSSAIGGGTSEDGATPADETTGRAGRGQKGAGGAKGRKSASKSQDSKSTRSKSSSAPGPNAGADDTGIVQGPPVSAPGITMTEKATDSIEATPSSVGAESAPAYAMKPDYITYDDLDAAARQLRETLLNNLSSFTAKTTANAESAYKLAMKLDNKIESVLGNASRMTDLENMVMQYADQINSLDTGLSSQMTNYQEQLTQMQHDLEIGLETMAEVLGNSGGDTVAMAELNSHFTSLQMDFENMLYRQRDLRDAQQSIACDLEGLWKEIEMLRDIKSDREEVADALRDKAGIGELNGLVSLQQFEAVRGDFEKRIGAAYDKFNNQEIVWQKAIDDLLRDLSEKADIVQVESLRREIKRYLDIMKERMQFIIDIVGEPKSAMLSKKLFRNTACLSCGSPAHMDTEAPVSIPALPKLHSARQPAEGAEAESKSKGGGDHGICYPNLPIPHLRDPRSHVCHRYCGGSHTVITEGPSRAPPGMVIQQPCKPGSTEAGTDGKMYMVDEPIEKIPCLPCNKPKPIPSFKEKHEELKTEVVTTEPGPTQDVETNNVTDVMPEVVTTEPGPTQDVETNNV; this is translated from the exons atggCGTCCTATAACGATACTCCagatattatgaatgtgaaacAAATAATAGAATTCGCCTTTGGTGATTTGCAG GGAAATGCTGTGAATTTTAAGCTTATTCAGACAGTTCTATTCCTGCTTGCCAGACATATGAGATTACTAGAGAGACGTGTTGAGGTTGAATTAGGTGCTTTTACTGTGACACCCACTGCCTCTACCTTGTCTGTTACTGAAGTCAAAATACATGCTACGCAAAAGAAGAGAAGGAAACCAAAAGATCAACTCGGGAAAATTGGTGACGGGGCTGGTAGAGCTACTGAGGTCGATGGTGAAGCTGAAAGTGGTGGAGGTAAAAGAGGTGCTAAAGGAAAGAAAGGGGTCCGATCTCCAGGCGTACCATCTGAATCAGAAAAAACATCCTCAGATAAAACATCGACAGAAAAGACGTCTTCTGATAAAGCATCTTCCGAGAAAGCATCATCAGAGAAAGCATCATCAGAGAAAGCGTCATCAGATAAAGCGTCATCAGATAAAACATCTACTTATAAAACAGTCGCGTCAGATAAAACAACAACTGACAAAACAACCTCATCTGGTAAAACTTCAGGTGATAAAGCTTCACCTGGAAAAGCAACTACGTCGGATAAAACTTCAACTGATAAGACAACTACCTCCACGGACAAAACTGCTAGTGGGAAAGGATCCTCAGATAAAACGACATCATCATCCGGAAAAGATAAGTCGACTTCTAAATCATCTTCTGGAAAATCTGGACAGAGGGCTATACCTGAAGAGCAAACGCCAAGAGGTAAATCTAAGGGTGGAACCAGTGATGATACTAAAAGCGGACGAAAGAAG TCAGGGTCTTACGTTACTCTTCTGGACGCCGCAATAGAGCAGAGGGAAAGGGAGCTGCGTGTTATTCAGCAG AAAACGGATTCTTTCGCCGAAACAATTGGTTCCCCAACCCCAATGGCTTCAATTACTTCTAGCG AAACACGATTTGAAAAGATACTAGTTG ttgAAAGAGTACCGAGTTCTGAAGCAGGAGCAG ATGGTCAAAGACGCACTCCTCAGATATCAGTGGTAACGCAAGAACAATTTGAGAAAGTAGCAGAAGATGTGCGAGAAATTCAAAGGAAGCTTTTACCGGTGGGGACCGCTACGTTTCCTGAACATGCTGAACTTATGGAGCAACTGCGCAAAGGCGCTTCACTCACAGATGCTATGGCAGCATTACAATTGTCTGCTCGCCTAGAAGCCACAGAAAAAGCATTAGCGCAAATGATTTCAATGGTCACTGACTTAGCAAGACAAACACCAGGGGTCAAATTAGAT AGTCAAACTCAAGTTCTATTTGAATCACCGATAGTTCCTTTTGATACCGCTGCAGCTTGGCAGAAAAAGGCTGAGGCAGGAGGTGGTGGAGGCCCAGGCGGTGTTGGAGGCCCCGGGGCAGTTGGAGGTCCCGGAGGTGGCTTCGGCCCTGGAGGTGGTGGTGGTCCTGGAGTTGTTGGTGTCCCAGGGGGCATGGGTGGTCCTGGGGGCGTTGGTGTAGGTCCTGAAAGTGTGGCAGGTGGTGGAAGACCTGGTAGTGGAGGACCTGGTGATGGAGGACGAGGTGGTAAAGGTCGTGGTGGTAAAGGACGTGGTGGGAACCTGGAACCTGGAGGGATCTGGTGGCAATGGATGGAACCTGGTGTGGAGGGAGGACCTGGTGTGGAGGTGGGTGCTGGGGACCTGGTGTGGAAGGACCTGGTGGGAGTGGAGGGGAGGGAGGAAGGTGTGGGGGTGGTGGTGGGGAGTGCTGGAGGAGCCTGGTGCTGGGGACCTGTGGAGGTCCTGCAGGTGGTGGAGGGGTCCTGGGGGGAGTGGTGGGGTTCTGGAGGTGGTGGAGGACCTGGAGGTCCTGGGGTCCTGGAGGTCCTGGGGTGGAGTCCCAGTGGAATGGAGGTGGAGGGGTCCTGGAGGTCCTGGAGGGGCCTGGAGGTGGGGGGGGTGGAGGCCCGGAGGGGTGGGGGGTGGGGGAATGGAGGACCTGGAGGCCCTGGTGGTCCTTGGGTTGGAGGGGGCCCTGGAGGTGGTGGAGGACCTGGAGGCCCCGGAGGCCCTGGTGGTCCTTGGGGGAGGGGCCCTGGAGGTGGTGGAGGACCTGGAGGCCCCGGAGGCCCTGGTGGTCCTTGGGTTGGAGGGGGCCCTGGAGGTGGTGGAGGACCTGGAGGTCCCGGAGGCCCTGGTGGTCCTTGGGTTGGAGGGGGCCCTGGAGGTGGTGGAGGACCTGGAGGTCCCGAAAGCCCTGGTGGTCCTTGGGATGGTGTGGGTCCCGGTGGTCCTGAAGGTCCTGGGGGTCCATGGGGTGGTGGAGGCTATATGGATGATGGCTCTTCTGCTATTGGCGGCGGAACATCAGAGGATGGTGCAACTCCAGCTGATGAAACTACAGGACGTGCTGGCCGTGGACAGAAAGGGGCAGGTGGTGCAAAAGGACGCAAATCTGCTTCTAAATCACAAGATTCGAAGAGTACGAGGAGTAAATCTTCGAGCGCGCCCGGTCCTAATGCTGGTGCCGATGATACTGGTATTGTACAAGGACCACCCGTGTCTGCACCGGGCATAACGATGACAGAAAAAGCCACTGACTCTATTGAAGCTACCCCGTCTAGCGTAGGAGCAGAGAGTGCCCCCGCATACGCTATGAAACCTGATTACATAACTTACGACGATTTAGA TGCTGCGGCTCGACAATTGCGTGAAACCTTATTGAATAATTTGTCGTCGTTTACTGCAAAAACTACCGCTAACGCCGAAAGTGCTTATAAGTTAGCAATGAAATTAG ACAACAAGATTGAGAGCGTTTTAGGCAATGCTTCTCGTATGACTGACTTGGAAAATATGGTGATGCAGTACGCCGATCAGATAAATTCACTGGACACCGGGCTTTCGTCTCAG ATGACCAACTACCAGGAACAATTAACTCAAATGCAACATGATTTGGAAATAGGGTTGGAAACTATGGCTGAAGTTCTAGGCAACTCAGGTGGAGACACTGTGG CGATGGCCGAGCTAAATTCACATTTCACAAGCCTTCAAATGGACTTCGAAAATATGTTGTACCGACAACGAGACTTGAGAGATGCCCAACAATCCATAGCATGTGACCTTGAG GGGTTGTGGAAAGAAATTGAAATGTTAAGGGATATTAAATCCGATCGTGAAGAGGTAGCAGATGCTCTTCGCGATAAGGCTGGCATAGGTGAACTTAATGGACTAGTTTCTTTGCAACAATTTGAAGCAGTGCGGGGTGACTTCGAAAAGCGTATTGGTGCAGCTTATGATAAATTCAACAATCAAGAAATTGTTTGGCag AAAGCCATCGATGACCTTCTAAGAGATCTGAGTGAAAAGGCAGACATAGTTCAAGTAGAAAGTCTAAGAAGAGAAATTAAGAGGTACCTCGACATAATGAAGGAGCGaatgcaatttataatagaTATTGTTGGAGAACCGAAAAGTGCGATGCTTTCCAAGAAACTATTTCGAAACACTGCGTGTCTATCATGTGGCAGTCCAGCGCACATGGACACAGAAGCCCCAGTTTCTATTCCAGCATTGCCAAAGTTACATTCGGCCAGACAGCCAGCTGAGGGTGCGGAGGCTGAATCCAAATCTAAAGGAGGTGGCGATCACGGAATTTGCTATCCTAATTTGCCTATACCACATCTACGAGACCCTAg gtCACATGTGTGTCACCGATACTGCGGTGGTTCTCATACAGTTATTACTGAAGGACCGAGCCGAGCTCCTCCTGGCATGGTTATTCAACAACCCTGTAAACCTGGCAGTACCGAAGCTGGGACTGATGGAAaa atgTACATGGTTGACGAACCAATCGAAAAGATACCATGTTTGCCTTGCAATAAGCCGAAGCCCATACCGAGCTTTAAAGAAAAGCACGAAG AGCTTAAGACTGAAGTTGTAACAACAGAGCCCGGACCTACACAAGATGTTGAAACGAATAATGTGACTGATGTTATGCCTGAAGTCGTGACAACAGAACCTGGACCTACACAGGATGTTGAAACGAATAATGTGTAA
- the LOC110378976 gene encoding proteoglycan 4, which translates to MRRQARISGGGALVVRTASALQVWLWLLIFIFQNEFRISRSIQPGYLDFDNLPETNFTCTGKVIGGYYADLETSCQMFHVCTVGQNDEPMDIKFLCLNGTVFDQETRVCERVDEVDCTKSEKFYSLNLELYGSTAPPIIQPDQQKPQAQPTEQSQQHTKPNQEADPSIDDIPTTTQDKTQAHSTDVTDSTEDPIQDIKRDEPKNPQHKPTHPPLPLSENEELTEEYQEEDDDTDYEDYAHHPTTTTPQPTTTSTTIRTTTTSTTTTARPPTTTILPSTSSRLPSPIPHLISSPSPILSSLSPPSPSYPPSSPSAPSAPSGLSAPSAPSAPSAPSAPSLPTLDPSLLSPQEFIYRHRGPGSEAISFQRQSFRPADGVYITHAPPQQFDHFQYESSRTAPRPSAQRPATSFAQRPQPAPFRPTTLDPRDQLLRPGPTSQPSERHETSVKQNRPQAYPQPLPAQRPLPFNPFYYDRKRSDDAAPETESALSARSVAPPSVTEKPQIKLKSPPRVIVTASASVSDSNGKRLNYTVGNVVSAVKPIVPINYDDYKESDLIFDPFFLDVPKLQKRRKTRSNKNRNVFTVPSTATVASELLADKTTITTSPVTSRATTPRIMASEASVATTTAVWNPNDYVDDNYEPHAYIPPIPPLAVLVPHELNKYKKHDRLFKNDLVEEKTHRDHKTNVGNIEESKPTSASAAQTTSSHVAGTGREPLAASPPPPPLLEAPAPACASSRSTHCRTRA; encoded by the exons ATGCGGCGGCAGGCTCGGATCTCAGGTGGCGGCGCGCTTGTCGTGCGCACCGCCTCTGCCTTACAAg TTTGGCTGTGGTTGCTGATATTCATATTCCAGAACGAGTTTCGAATATCCAGGTCAATTCAACCAGGT TATTTGGACTTCGATAACTTGCCCGAAACGAACTTCACGTGCACGGGCAAGGTTATAGGCGGGTACTACGCAGACCTGGAGACCTCGTGCCAGATGTTCCACGTGTGCACGGTGGGCCAGAATGATGAGCCCATGGACATCAAGTTCCTTTGCCTTAATGGCACCGTCTTTGATCAG GAGACAAGAGTGTGTGAGAGAGTCGACGAAGTAGATTGTACAAAGTCTGAAAAGTTCTACAGTTTAAATTTAGAGTTATACGGCAGTACTGCGCCGCCCATCATACAGCCAGACCAACAGAAACCTCAAGCACAACCAACTGAACAGTCACAACAGCACACCAAACCAAACCAAGAAGCTGACCCTTCTATAGATGATATCCCGACTACGACACAAGATAAAACACAGGCACATTCAACAGACGTTACAGACTCAACTGAAGATCCCATTCAGGACATAAAAAGAGACGAACCCAAAAACCCACAACATAAACCAACACACCCGCCTTTACCATTGTCAGAAAATGAGGAACTTACTGAAG aGTACCAAGAAGAAGACGACGATACTGACTACGAAGATTACGCACATCATCCAACAACGACGACTCCGCAGCCAACAACAACATCGACTACGATAAGAACCACAACTACGAGTACTACAACAACAGCCAGACCTCCCACCACTACTATACTGCCATCCACGTCTTCAAGACTTCCATCTCCCATTCCACATTTAATTTCCTCACCGTCCCCCATTCTGTCCTCGCTGTCGCCTCCATCACCTTCATATCCACCTTCCTCCCCATCTGCTCCTTCAGCCCCGTCAGGTCTATCTGCCCCATCAGCGCCTTCCGCCCCATCTGCTCCGTCAGCACCTTCCTTACCCACACTAGATCCTTCCCTACTTTCCCCACAAGAGTTTATTTACCGGCACCGAGGACCAGGATCCGAAGCCATTTCCTTTCAACGACAGAGCTTTCGACCCGCTGATGGAGTTTATATAACGCATGCACCGCCACAACAATTTGACCATTTCCAATATGAGTCGTCTCGAACTGCCCCAAGGCCATCCGCTCAGCGACCAGCGACATCGTTTGCTCAACGACCTCAACCGGCACCATTCCGACCGACCACACTCGATCCACGAGATCAATTACTACGTCCTGGACCTACTTCGCAACCCTCGGAGCGACATGAAACTTCTGTTAAACAAAATAGACCTCAGGCATATCCTCAACCATTACCAGCACAACGACCGTTACCTTTTAATCCTTTCTATTATGATCGCAAGCGAAGTGATGATGCGGCTCCAGAAACGGAATCTGCTCTATCGGCTCGATCTGTTGCTCCACCCAGTGTGACCGAAAAACCACAAATCAAACTGAAAAGTCCCCCACGGGTAATTGTGACAGCCAGTGCGTCAGTCAGTGATAGCAATGGTAAAAGACTAAACTATACCGTTGGCAATGTTGTGAGTGCAGTGAAACCAATTGTACCGATAAATTACGACGACTATAAAGAATCCGATCTTATATTCGATCCATTCTTTCTCGATGtgccaaaattacaaaaaagacGTAAAACTAGatctaataaaaatagaaatgtatttaCTGTTCCGTCCACAGCAACCGTGGCATCCGAATTATTAGcagataaaacaacaattacaacGTCCCCGGTGACGTCTCGTGCGACGACACCGCGGATCATGGCAAGCGAGGCATCGGTAGCGACCACGACTGCCGTTTGGAATCCTAACGACTACGTCGATGACAATTACGAGCCCCACGCCTACATTCCACCAATTCCGCCACTCGCAGTGCTAGTGCCTCACGagttgaataaatataaaaaacacgaTAGACTATTTAAAAACGATTTAGTTGAGGAGAAGACTCACAGAGATCACAAAACGAATGTTGGTAATATCGAAGAATCCAAGCCGACGTCGGCGTCTGCTGCGCAGACAACCTCTAGTCATGTGGCGGGGACGGGCCGGGAGCCCCTCGCCGCCTCGCCGCCGCCCCCGCCGCTCCTCgaggcgcccgcgcccgcctgCGCCTCCTCGCGCTCCACTCACTGTCGGACTCGTGCCTAA
- the LOC110378977 gene encoding translation initiation factor eIF2B subunit gamma, producing MHKILEFQAVVLAAGRGSRLPDVGGAVSKCLLPVGPYPVLWYSLNLLEKIGFQETLVVVLDEDKSNILNALEKCPLKIKYELIVIPSEEDWGTANSLKHISSRVTTDLLVISGDLITNINLNEVLNVHRKYDAALTTLFFNNGPEEWIELPGPKTKAKPDRDLVCIDKETQRLVFLASASDFEENVTIPRMLLKKYDSISMYSRLLDAHVYVMKHWVVNYLVESDRFTSIKGELIPHIVKKQLSKPKNPAEKKGTSEKNVEITKDIFDFAVESGYESKIREITTYNDHKLGSKGIFYNDLLRCYAHIPNKNTFGIRVNTLSSFYLSNSKILSNWEELTGTPLSERFHPDSDVKTKQIDESSTVGVQSLVSEKTSIKSTFIGANCTIENKVRLTNCILMNNVTIKEGCVLQDCVVYTGATVDNGCSLQYCLIGPHHSVAASTTSNHQLHAETTDNMITLG from the exons ATGCATAAAATACTTGAGTTTCAAGCTGTCGTGCTGGCTGCGGGGAGAGGTTCTCGATTGCCTGATGTTGGTGGGGCAGTCTCCAAGTGTCTCCTACCAGTGGGACCTTACCCAGTCCTATGGTACTCATTGAATTTACTGGAGAAAATTGGGTTCCAAG AAACATTAGTGGTTGTTCTTGATGAAGATAAGTCGAACATATTGAATGCTTTAGAAAAGTGtccattgaaaattaaatatgaattgatAGTCATCCCATCAGAGGAGGACTGGGGTACAGCAAATTCATTGAAGCATATCAGCAGTAGAGTAACTACTGACCTGCTGGTGATCTCGGGAGATCTTATTACTAACATCAATCTGAATGAAGTGCTGAATGTACATAGAAAGTATGATGCAGCCCTCACCACACTGTTCTTTAACAATGGCCCTGAAGAATGGATCGAACTCCCCGGACCCAAAACAAAAGCTAAACCAGACAGAGATCTAGTTTGTATTGATAAAGAAACACAAAGACTGGTATTCCTAGCAAGCGCCAGTGACTTTGAGGAAAATGTCACAATTCCTAGGATGCTTCTAAAGAAATATGATTCAATAAGCATGTACAGTCGACTACTTGATGCTCACGTGTATGTGATGAAACACTGGGTAGTGAACTACCTTGTAGAATCGGACAGGTTTACTTCAATTAAGGGGGAACTTATCCCACACATAGTTAAAAAGCAACTATCTAAGCCTAAAAACCCTGCAGAGAAAAAAGGAACATCTGAGAAGAATGTAGAAATCACAAAGGATATATTTGACTTTGCTGTAGAGAGTGGCTATGAGAGTAAAATAAGAGAGATAACAACATACAATGACCATAAGCTAGGGAGTAAGGGTATCTTCTATAATGACTTGCTGAGATGCTATGCACACATACCTAACAAGAACACATTTGGAATTAGAGTGAATACATTGTCTTCATTTTATCTATCAAATAGCAAG ATATTGTCCAACTGGGAGGAATTGACTGGAACTCCTCTTTCTGAGAGATTCCACCCTGACAGTGATGTCAAAACAAAGCAGATTGATGAATCCAGTACTGTTGGAGTACAAAGTCTTGTCAGTGAGAAGACCTCAATCAAAAGTACATTCATTGGTGCCAACTGTACTATTGAGAACAAAGTTAGATTAACCAACTGTATATTGATGAACAATGTCACCATTAAAGAAGG CTGTGTCCTTCAAGACTGCGTGGTGTACACTGGGGCGACGGTAGACAATGGATGTAGCCTGCAATACTGCCTCATAGGTCCTCACCATTCTGTGGCGGCTTCCACCACCAGCAACCACCAACTACACGCCGAAACCACTGACAACATGATCACGCTCGGCTAA